A genome region from Gossypium hirsutum isolate 1008001.06 chromosome A04, Gossypium_hirsutum_v2.1, whole genome shotgun sequence includes the following:
- the LOC107933380 gene encoding F-box protein SKIP14 yields the protein MALNFSHRPVFPANLTEDNLLSPMRIANGYLVEGVAEKNGDGCMKPCHSDHAMEDCFDYGRDKGGGDRCGSQESVSNDIIDLLPSDPFGMDITSTFTAISGWLEALEFDYSHYVRDEVGTGDGSYQFAGLNLIWNNAMWFQTFPGSMGFECKGSASDQFGGGCSQVQERGDVSHRDGLGLDCNVVDTLCSGNEDMISVDLEKEEFQDCKVPSDGPEGAPHEALILALGYLCVRDLLVVESVCTSLRKLVLNDPLLWRSIYIDQPLNEKLTDDVLLRITNRAQGSLQCLSLVDCKSISDEGLMRVVENNPKLIKLSVPGCTRLSIEGVLNSLKALKSMGTQGVKHLRIGGLFGVTLKHFEELKFLLGIDNQIQQIVQKPHFYNRRNLYISSEDDRAIDIEMCPRCQNMMLLYDCPAEGCRQKVHTAQLCRACSLCILRCLQCGRCINDSEYEETFSLEYLCSDCCKQEIAKSHDRPDRMIGSSSLPETGSFHLHG from the exons ATGGCTTTGAATTTTTCCCATCGGCCGGTCTTTCCTGCTAATTTGACTGAAGATAATCTGCTTTCTCCTATGAGAATCGCGAATGGATACCTTGTTGAAGGTGTAGCCGAGAAGAATGGAGATGGGTGTATGAAACCTTGTCATTCGGATCATGCAATGGAAGATTGCTTTGATTATGGAAGGGATAAGGGTGGTGGTGATCGATGTGGTTCTCAGGAGTCTGTTTCTAATGATATTATTGATCTTTTGCCGTCGGATCCTTTTGGAATGGATATTACTAGTACTTTCACCGCAATTTCCGGTTGGCTTGAGGCCTTGGAATTCGATTATAGTCACTATGTGAGAGATGAGGTGGGGACTGGTGATGGGAGTTATCAGTTTGCTGGATTGAACTTAATTTGGAACAATGCAATGTGGTTCCAAACGTTCCCTGGAAGTATGGGGTTCGAGTGTAAAGGTAGTGCATCGGATCAGTTCGGTGGTGGGTGTTCGCAGGTGCAGGAAAGAGGGGATGTTTCTCATCGTGATGGTCTTGGATTGGACTGTAATGTAGTTGACACTTTGTGTTCTGGGAATGAAGATATGATTTCTGTTGACCTTGAAAAAGAAGAATTTCAGGATTGCAAGGTTCCTTCAGATGGACCCGAAGGAGCTCCTCATGAAGCACTGATTTTGGCCCTTGGTTATCTGTGTGTGCGGGATCTTCTTGTGGTTGAAAGCGTTTGCACATCTCTGAGGAAATTAGTTCTAAACGATCCTCTTCTATGGAGGAGTATATACATTGATCAGCCGCTAAACGAGAAGCTTACTGACGATGTTCTTTTACGAATAACTAATAGGGCTCAGGGTAGCTTGCAATGCTTGAGCCTGGTTGATTGCAAAAGTATTAGTGATGAGGGTCTTATGCGCGTGGTTGAAAATAATCCAAAGCTAATCAAG CTGAGTGTACCTGGATGTACAAGACTAAGCATCGAGGGTGTTTTGAATAGTCTAAAGGCTTTGAAGTCTATGGGCACACAAGGGGTGAAGCATTTGAGGATCGGTGGGCTTTTTGGTGTGACACTGAAACATTTTGAAGAGTTGAAGTTCCTGTTGGGCATAGACAACCAGATTCAGCAGATTGTCCAGAAGCCACATTTTTATAACCGAAGAAATTTGTATATCTCTAGCGAAGATGATCGTGCCATTGATATTGAAATGTGCCCAAGATGCCAGAACATGATGCTTCTCTACGATTGTCCTGCAGAGGGCTGCCGGCAAAAAGTGCATACTGCTCAATTATGCAGGGCATGCAGTCTTTGCATATTACGGTGTCTTCAGTGTGGTCGGTGCATTAATGACAGCGAGTACGAAGAAACGTTTAGTCTGGAGTATCTTTGCTCAGATTGTTGTAAGCAAGAAATAGCAAAATCCCACGACAGGCCAGATAGGATGATTGGCTCGTCCAGTTTACCTGAAACTGGCAGCTTTCATCTTCATGGCTAG